A stretch of DNA from Nitrospira sp. KM1:
CGCGATCAGCGGAGGAGCGTTTTGAAACAATTTGACCGGTGCGCCTGAAATTGCCGGAACCGGCATGTCGGCCTTGCCCGCCTCTCTCATGTCGCGGACATCGGCCTTGGCCACCCAACCGGTTTCCGTCGGCGACAGATGCACGCGATACCATTCGTCGAGATCGCCCGAAACCGCGAGTTCCTGCCCCTTCGCCCCAGACGCGATGACTGATGTCTCCGAACCGGCGCCGCTATGAATCTTGACGGAAGGTGATTCGATTACCACGAGTTTGTTCGTCGCAATGATTTGTGGAATAGCCCGGTGATCGACGGCCAGTTTGAGGGTTTCATCCAACGTGACATTCGATCCACGTTCCCTGACGAAAAGACGAACCGAAATCTGTTCGTCGCGGATCTCTCTCCCCACGAAGAGGTTGGCCGTCGCTTGCTTGGCTTCATCGGCCTTCAGCGAGCCGTAATCCAGCAGGGATTTGTTCAACCGGAGATTGATGCTCGGCGGCACAGAGAGGTCGATCGACGCATGCTGGGCCGGAACTGTTCCGACATTCTTCAAGGTGACCAGCAGATCGACGGCCTCACCTTTTTGAATACGTCCATCCCCGTTGCCGACCGACCCGCCCCGGCCATCGTCGATGACCTGCAGCGTATACGCAAAGCGAGGACGCGGAAGCCCCTTCATGACGACCAACGCTTTCATCTGGTCGGGAACAAAACCATTGTATTCCTCGAATTCCAGACGGATCGGAATGGTCCCGTCCGGACGATCTCTCGGGATAGTTATCGCGATCACGTCCTCTGCCGATTGACCGCCTTCGACCTTCCCCAGATAAAACACGTGACCGTCCAATGCAGGATCGTCGCTCTTGACTCTGCCCTGAAACCGAAAGAGCGGACCCTTTCCTTTGTTTTTCAAAGTCAACGTGAGGTTCACTTCATGTCCTGCTTTCACTTCCATCGGACGGATGGCAAGATCGGCTTCCGGTAATGGCGGTGGGGAGGGTGGGGCGCCGATTTCGTCTCCACGCCGTTGGATTTTCTCGGCCAACCTGGTGGTCAATGACGGTGGAGTAGGGGGTTGAAGACGAACGGCCCGGTCTCGTCCCCCGGATGCGACCAAACTATCGTCCGGCGCAAGGGCGATGGCATGGACAGGCCCTTTATGTCCTCCGAGCATGTGTCGTTCATTCCCCGACGGGACATCCCACACACGTACCGTGCCGTCCGCACCGGCGGAAATGATCGTGCGGCCATCGGACGAAAAAACCAACGCAGATACCGCGCCCTTGTGGCCGCTCAACGTGAGGTGCTCCTGGCTGCTTTCAAGCTCCCAGATTCTGATCGTCCCGTCGGCGCCGGCGCTGGCAAGCAGTTGACCGTTGGGATGGTAGGCGACGCCGTGGATGGCTCCGGTATGGCCGGTTAGCGCTTGTCGCTGCCTGCCGGTGGCGACATCCCACACGTGAACCTGGGAATCGCTGCTGCCGGTGGCAATTGCTTTTCCGTCTGGCGAGAATCGGATGGCAAAGACAACGCCGAATTGGCCCCGCACGGATTTCAACTCCCGACCGGTTGCTGTGTCCCACAACCTGAAACTGCCGTCGTTGCCACCGGTCGCAATCGTTTTCCCATCTCCGGAAAACGTCACGGACCTCACCGTTCCAAATGACGACGTAACGGCGTGAAGCTCGCGCCCGGTCGTCACGTCCCAAATTCGAATGGACGTATCGGCGCCTCCTGAAGCAAGCTGTTTGCTGTCAGGAGAAAACGCAAGGGCATGGACAGCTCCCATATGGCCGCGGAGCACGCGCAAGTCTCGCCCTGTGTCGGTTTCCCATAGGCGAATCGTTTGATCGGTTCCAGCCGACGCGACGAACCGACCGTCCGGGGAAAAGGTGACGGCAAGGACCTCATTCGTGTGACCGCTAAGAAGGCGGGTTGCTTGTTCGAGAGCCAGAGCGGAATAGGGAAAGAAACAGAAGATGAAAACCGATAATCCGATGCCACCGGTTCGGCACATGACGCGGATCAACAGTTCTCCGCTCACGGCACTCTCCCTCTAGCGGACCTCATTGTGCGGTGCAAAGAACATCGAGCTAATCCTCTAGTTCAGGTCGGCATGCTCGATTCGCACTGCGGCGTCGCTCCATCTGTCGGATCAACACTCGAAAAGGTTCAAGACGGGCGAGGGGTGCTAGTGTAGGGATGGGATTAGCGAGAAGTCAATGATTCAAGGACCTTGGGGGATACAAACACCTAGCTAAAGAAACACGGCTCCGATAAAACGGGGCTCCTTCGAGCCCTTCCTATCAGGTAAGTTCGTCAAAATATCATATACATGCAGGGCTCCATGTCCGGCACTCAAAGATACAGCGGATCTTTGAATGCATACTGTTCAAGAAGTCTGTCGGTTAGATGATAGGAATAAGTGAGTCAACGCCGGGTCAGGTATCGACTTTTTTTCGTTTCCTCTTTTGCTTCCGCGACGCCCGTCCGGCCTCGAACGCTTCGCGCAACACTGATTCCTTGGCCTCTGCCAAGTCTTTTCCTTCGTCGACGAGATCTTCGAATACCTCGCCGGCACGGCCGGCTAACTCACGAAGCCCATCACCCGCACGGCGTGCATAGCGACGCAGACTTTTTCGCGATCGCCATCCCGACTGGGGGGCGAGCAGAAGAGCTCCAGTCGCTCCGAGTGCGATACCGCTGAATAGCAGCATGAGCATTGACGCGGCCGACCGATTGTCACTCATTGTCATGAACCTCCTTGAATGGTTCGTCTACGCGTGAATCCACCTTTTCAGGGACACCTATTCGGGTCTAGGAGGCTGCGGAAAAACCCCGTGGGTACGCCGGAATTGCACTGGCCGAGACGTCTGGGATAACAGGCGTACGCATGCAGGATGCTCAAAAAGGCCGTCCAGCAAGGCCGCAGCGAGGTCCGCGGCGCGAAGAATAATGAGCGCCACGTTTGCGGACGGGCGCGAGTCGGTGAGCGCCCAGTGTCTTCGAGGCGAGGCGTAATCTTTCTCACCCGCCCGCCCACCGACTGTGGGAACAGTCGTTTTCCCGGGCCGTACGTTGAGCCTCTGAGGTTCACGCCGTGCCGAATAAGGCACGGCACGCCTGTGAACGCCGCCGAGATGGTGAGGCGGCAGTGTCCCGTGAGAACGCCGCTGGCGGACTTTTTCAGCATCCTGCTAGAAGACGGACCGATAGCATGCAAGCTTGTGACAAGGCCCGCAGCGTCCACTTCGGCATTGACTCGATCCCCCTGTTTGAACGTGCAAAACCCGATCTGGACATCTGCCGCCTCCGGTTCAGTCTTCACGTATTGTTCGTATTCTGGCCGGGTACCTTGCGGTCTCAGCGAAGAGCCTTCAGCGGAACCGCAATTTGGTCGGGTCCTGTCACTGACCAAGACATGGATATGTTCGCCATCTCCAGCCTTGCGAATAGTCAGTTTGTTTCCGTCAATCCTATGGATGTCGCCGTTGAGGATGACAGGCGATCCTTCAACCATGGACGGTTTTGGATACTGTTTTAGTTTCTCGTCAAATTCGCCGGCGTTGAGGAGATCCGGGAGGAGGAAAAGAAGTTGAAATAGAGTAACCAAAACAACCGGATGATATGTTTCGATAGAACAGTGAGAAGGCCGTTCTATTTTACGCCTTCGATTCAACCGTCTGACTTCATTCCATCTCATCATCTATCATTCATTGTACGTATTTCGCGACGATCTCTGGAGGGCGGACCTCCGCTTTGTCCGGATCCTGCCCAGTTTCACGGAGGGCACGCCTTTGACGGAGCCAATCCCAATATTGATCGCGCTCCACCTTGATGTCTTTCAGTCTCAGCTCCTCTTCTTGCGTGATGACCGCTGCAAAGCGGAGTTGCTGCTCTTGTTCAACGAGCTCTTGGATATGGTTGAGCAATGAACTATCGGTTGTAGGAAGTGACATGGGGGGAAACCTCCGTCGTGAGTTCCAATGAACCGGCCGTACAATTTCCTGCAGAATGTTTTCGCTTTGAGCAAAACCGGTACCCAGTTCATCCATGTCTAAACGGCTGAAACAATGTGCTTATTTAATAGATACCGTTCAATCCATTGGGGACAGTTCGTCTGCACGAGACACTCTGTCTCAGACAAGCCGTCAATCTCACCTAGATCATCAGGCAATCTACCTGTCAATCCGCAACTGGCAGGGAACCCGTGCCGGTCACACGGCTTGACCATGGGGACCGAAATAGCGAAAAAGTGGATTTCTAATTAGACTTAGAAGAGCAGATACTGGGGGGCTAAGAGGAGACGGCTACTGATCTATTCTAAATCTCACCAGGACTATGAGGCTGCCCAGGTTGCGCGAAAGCACGAAATGGGTCAAAACCCTGGATGACTATTCGCTGGCAAGGTCGATCTATATTGATTGACCTGAAGCATGCCATCTCCTCCACAGATGATAGGGCCACCATTGCAGCACGACCCATTTATAGATGTCGCGAGGCGCTTTTTCTATCGAGGCAAATAACCGCACGTCATACGAAACTTCTGTCAGCCAAGCAGTCACGCAGGCTCCTAGAACGCCATTGACCGCAAAACCCAATGCCAACCAACCAAGAAATTCACTCATAATCTCGATCATTGATTGTGAGATTGAGACGGTTCGATGACGGTATAGCCATGGCCTCGCAGGTAATGAATGCATTGCTTGAGATACACCGCATTAACCGGCTTGAATCGTCGTGCAGGATATTTGCCATCGCACCTCACACCAAAATAGCGGCAGAGCTCCCGGTAGGTTTTCGTGCCGATGTTAGAGAGGTAACAGATCTCGCCCGACTGAACCAACTCGTACACCCTCGTCGACTGGCCGAGTAGGCCCGCTCTCGACAGAGCATTTCTGGCCCGCGGTGTCAGTTTATGAGGGTCGATATTCACAATATCGTAGCTTGAGTCCAGGCACTCAAGAAGTCCAGTCCAATGGGACCTAGCAGGATGGTCGATTTTGGCCCTGCTGTTCCGACCTTCCGTCACTCAAGCATTCACAGCTACCGACACATCAGCCGTTAGAGAACGCCTCGACCCGGTCCGTCTAAGATGGGTCGTTCAAGGGAACGGACTAATGAATGTCAGAGGCCGAATCCTGTGATTGGTCTCTCGATCCGACCGGTGTAAGGAGAAACTCAAGCGCCGTCCTTAGCAAGCCTGGCCAGAATCTGTTTCAGCTCTTGTTGCTCTCCTGCGGATAGATCGGCGGTCTAAGCACGTTCGCAGGAGCGGACATGTTCCCGCGCCATTTACCAGCGGGCGTTATGAAAACCGAGGAAGGTGTCTGATGCCGCGTTTCTGCTTCCACCCGTTGATGAATATCTGCAACGCCGACATGGTCAATGCGATTGATCGCAATTCGGAATCTGTCAGCGCTCCTCCGTCCATCAGATATTTTTCCAGGGGAACACTTGCGGAGACGAATTGAGAGACGAGACGCTTCGCGTTTCGACCATCGTCCTTTCGCGCCATGTGACCTCCGGTCCTAAGAGTACTGTACACCTGCCATCCGGCTCAGACAGCTAGAATCTCCACACATACGATGGTTTTTTGCACCTTGTCACGCGCAACCCGGAAGGTCGGGCGGTTGAAAAAGATATGGCAGTTTGACCCTAGGACAGATGCGTGTTCTTGATCCGTTCGGCCCTTGTGGTCCAGCGGACACCCATCTAATATCCCGACCGTTTTCAGACTGAAAATATCTTAGGGGACACCATGAACTATGACTTGATGAAGGATCTGGTCGGGATGGGCGCCAACCTCACCATGAATACCACGGTGAACTACGATCAATTGATGGACCTGCTGGCAATTGCCAAAGTATCGGGTTCCCACATCACAATCGGGTTCGCGGTCTCCTATGACCATCTTCGGGAACTCGCAACTATCGGAGGAAATCAAATCACATTTGTATTGTGACCGCCTTTCTCCTGTTCGTTCTCAGTTCACTCCGTCAGCGCGTTTCAATTGCCACCTTCCTCCTTTTACAATGGCCCAGTGAAGAGAAGCGGGCGTCTTTCTGTCAGATCATCGTCGGCAACATCCTTATCAAGAAGAGGTGCCTCGTTCCGTAAAGTCCGGCCCACCGGCACCTTCGTCAAGAACCGACTTCTCCACTCATACTACGTTCACAAGCAAAAGTTTTGGATCTGTTTTGGATCCGATCAACTTGTGTTTTGATACAGTCAGAACCCGGTTCGTCCCCTTCATATAACCCTAAGTACAAATCCATATCTAACATTTTCGTCCATAAGCAGCTATCCTAGAGTCATTTATACCTGGGGGTGCCTATGGCCGAAATTCTTATCGTCATGATCCCGGTCGCTCTCGTACTCATTGGAATCGCCGTCACCATCCATCCAGACAACGGTGCAAGAAACAAGATCCCCATCATCATGGTGCTTTCTGCTCTTGGCGCATTGGGAATTTGGCTCAACTACGTGGAACTGATAACCATCAAAGAAGAACGCACGAACCTGAGCATCGCCATCGATGACCTCCGAACAGTCAATGCCGGCCTCCGCGCAACCAATGCCGACCTGAAACAGCAGGCTGAAAACGTTGTCCGTGAAAAACATTCTACAGATCAGGTAACGGGCGAACACAAACCGCTCGTAGCGCCGCGAAAGGCTGATCAAGAGAAACGCAGCACTGAGACACCCCAAGGCCGTGTGACCGGTCTATGACCTTGTAATCTCCGCCGTTATGTTTGCGGTTTGGAAACGGAATCGGCTCTCCTGTCACGAATACATGATTATTTAAAGGCATACTTTGACCGCCGTTTGCACTACGTCCCCACTCTACAGCGGATGAAGGCAGTGCACACCCACAATAGAACGGCGCGGTGGCTTGAACTTCATGCCCGGCGATCTTATCGTTGAGGCAGGTATAGATATCGAGGAGAAACCGGACGGGGTTTCATGTGGGTCAGTCTTTTTAAAGTGCTTTGCATCGCCACACTGATGTCAATGTTCAAGCGCCTGCTGCTACGAAAACGTTCCTCGCGACCATACCGAAGTCCCGAGGACAGAAGAATACGCCGTTCCTACCGGCCTCCCTCATAAACCTGCGGCGCTTTCCGGCGGTCTCGGAGCGCAGACCCCACACCGAATCATCGACGGCATCCTGTTCTGCCGCTCAGGGAATCATCATTCGCATCCTCACGGGTTGGGGATCAGTCAGGAATTCGCGTACGCTACGGCGGTGATCAGGCGTGTCGAAACCTCGTAGAAGAAGCTGACCCGGAGAACCATCTTAGAATGGCCGCCGCAGCGGTCGGTGCGCGAGAGCCGTCTAGGCACAAGCGGAAGGAGCGATGTTACGAAGCACGATCGCGTGTCAGATCGATCGATACCTCGTGTCCGGATTCACGAGGATTGAGATTGCCTTCTTCTTCCCCGGTCATTTCGTGCGCCTTGGCAAGACGGTCGAGAAACCAGCCAAGAACGAGCGCATAGATCAGAACGAGGAAACCGATGATGAAGTATGTCAGCATGGATCATGCGCGCGGATTGTTTTCTCCCGAGTCTCTATCGTTACGGACAATAGATGTCCCGTCAACGAAAGGAGCATTTTTTATGGCCGGCATTCGGCCCTATTGCAGCAAGGTAAAAGAGCGTGAGGGATACCTTGGGTTGGGCCCTCAGCAGTGAGATTAAGAAGGCGCTACAGCGGACTGTTGTGGTCGAGGGGGGGCAATCCGGCAAGGTGATGTGAAGTGTCAGCCTCACCGGTGCCCGTTGAACCTCGCGGTCGATGGCTGGATCGTTTCGATCAGAAGGATCGAAAACCGTACGCCGCGTTTTTTACCGGCTCTGATCGAGTGCCTTTGGAGGCTTCGAGCCGGCGGGCGATGACTCCATCCAGAGCCCACTTCCCTCCGCCGGCGATGACCAATGCCGCACTCATGGCAATGACGAGAACATGAAACTCAAACCCTTCTCCTTGCTGCTGTCCGAACCAATTCATATAGAATCCGTGCGGCCAATGCACGGTGGCGATGGCGCCAAGCATGATGAGGATATAACTCCCTGCAGTGAATCTCGTCAGCAGTCCGGCGGCCAACGCGAGACTTCCGATGGACTCTCCGACGATGACGAGAAAGGCCACCAGCCATGGCAGTCCCATTTTCTGGGTCATGGCCGCCATCGTTCCCTCGAATCCAAATCCCCCGAACCAACCCAATAACTTTTGCGCACCATGTGCAAAGATCACGCTGGCAAGTCCGAGCCGAAGAATGATGCCCGCCCACGAATCATCTGTCTTGAAGAATGACATGTTTCCCTCCTATTAGATGTATGGTTGATGGTTGATTGTCGAGAACCGTCGGCTGCTGGTAACGACTCTCATCAGTTGTTTGATCAGGAACCCTGTCACGATCAGAGGGACGGGTATGAGTAGCCCATACCCTGGAGCCCAAAGAATCATGTCGTTCATGGCGTCACCTCTTGTTGAATCAGTGCCAATGCTACGACACTCAGTGGCAAGGGACGTTCCACTTGGACCATGACGGGATCGCAATGCTAACGCATTGAATTTGCGTGGAGTAATCTCTTCTGTCCCAACTCCATCGGGCGCGGACTTGTCGCGTGCCGAAGATCCAGAGACGAGGGATCGTCAGGTGACGAAGGAAGTTCGTCACCGAGGCGGTAAGACGGCCATGCGCAAATGAGTTGTGAAAGACGAAGGGAATGTGGGGATTCTGACGAAAAGCGGTGACGATGCTTCGTCATCTGACGAGCCTCACGTCACTGGATGGGACGGGTGATTCCCAGTCTCTTGATTTTGGAGGTGAGAGTGGTCCGCTTCATCCCGAGTCGGGCGGCAGCGCCATCAGAACCGCCGATGACCCATTTCACCTCACGAAGCGTTCGCACGATGAGGTCATGCTCGTTGTCCTTCAGGGTCGCGGGAGTCGCCGTCGCACGATGATCGTGACGATGAACTTCGATGAGCGGCATCTGCAAGTCGGTTCCCTGCGTCAGAATGACGGCACGCTCGACAAGGTTTTCCAGTTCGCGGATATTTCCCGGCCAGGCATAGCCCGACAACATCTCGAGCGTCTTGGTCGGGACCGTAAGAATGTCCTTGTTCATGCGTGTAGCATAGAGCTTGGTGAAATATTGAACCAACGCCGGAATGTCTTCACGACGCTCACGTAAAGGCGGCATGGTGACCGGAAAGACGTTCAGCCGATAGTACAAGTCGCTGCGAAACTGATTGGTCTCGGCAAGACTCCCGAGGTCTCGATTGGTAGCTGCAATGAGTCGTACGTTGACGCGGAGCGTTTTTGTCCCGCCGAGGCGTTCGAATTCCTGTTCCTGCAACACCCGGAGCAGTTTTGACTGCAGTTCGAGCGGAATCTCTCCCACTTCATCCAGAAAAATCGTCCCCTTGTCTGCGAGTTCGAACCTTCCGACTTTTTGGGCCAGCGCTCCCGTGAATGCCCCGCGTTCATGGCCGAACAGCTCACTTTCTAACAGGCCGTTCGGAATGGCCGCGCAGTTGAGCTTCACGAACGTTCGTTCCTTGCGCCCGCTCAAACGGTGTATTGCACGGGCAACCAGTTCCTTTCCGGTTCCGGTCTCTCCTTGAATGAGCACCGTGGAATCGGTCGGCGCTACCACTTCGACCTGTCTAAGGACCTCTTTCAATGCGCTGCTGGAGCCGATGATGTCTTCGAATCCTGCAGTGGAGCGAAGTTCCTCCTCCAAATAGGTCTTCTCTTCGGTCAGCCTGTCTTTCAGCGCCGCGATCTGCTGGAAGGCTAGAACGTTTTCCACCGCGACGGCCACTTGCTTGGCCACTTGCTCGAGAAATTCGACATCGTGTTCGCCGTAGGCTCCGTCCTGCACGCTCAAAAATCCCATCGCACCCAGGCGTGCCCTGGCCGTCGTAAGCGGCACGAAGCAAAACGACTGAGTTCCGTCCTCTTTCATGAGATCGATCACCGCCGGCCAGCGCTGTTCGTCCTGTATGGCAGGCACGATCAGCGGACGCTGACTTCGCCATACCATGCCGGCAGGGCATTCGTCCGTCGGTGGTTCGTGACCGCCGACAAGTTGAGCCGGAGTGTTGGCCTGTATCGTGTGCAGACGCATCACGTCTTTCACTTCGTCATGAAGGGAAAGGTCAACGTAATTGACCTGGACAACTCGAGGAAGCCGGCGCGCGAGATCGCCGAAGAGGTCATCCAGGTTTCGATGAGCAGAAATCGCCTGGCCCACTTCCAACAGGGCTTGGTATCGTTCCGCAAGACTATCTTCAGCACATTCAGACCGCCTGTCCATTGGCGCACTATGGCGCATTGCATTGCATTCCTCAAGATGAGGATCATGGCTGCCCCCATATAGAATAGAAGTCTGACTGCAAAGGTGAATTCACCGTTTCGGCATTTGCCCATGACCAAGTAGAGGCGATGGATCGTCCTCGGCACATTCGTACAGGAATGGAAATACCGCACAGCTTCGTAGGATGCTTCAAGTACCCACCGTGCACGCGAGGAAACATTTTTGTAATGTGGCGATTCGGAAGCAGGATGATATGCTGATCGACCAGGTCAAGGTGATGGTCCCAGAATCACATTTTAATCGCAACCAGCACAGCCACTGCAGGACGAATCGGTGTTTCGGCTCCTATGGCTGGCACGGACCGTACGACTTCGGAGATTGTTCGCAACCATTGCTTGGAGTTCCATTTCCACGATACAACCTCAGCACTCTCTGTGCCGATAGACGTTCCTTGATCGTGCCGTGGCAAAGGTTGAATGCCGGCAGCACCATGAATCATGTTGTTGGGGAGGAGACATGCGGACGCTTGCAGCGCTTGCTTTGATCATGATGACGAACGTGGCCATGGCAGATGATCTGTTGCACCTCGAGCCCGGAGCGAGCCTCGGTGAAGCGATCGGTTTGTCTGCCACTGGCAATCTACGCGATCTCGGTGGCTATGAAACGAGCGAAGACCGGACCGTCGTACGCGGGCTCCTCTACCGCTCCAACGTGTTCAATCCGATGAGTCAGGACGATATCGCCAAACTTCGGCTCCTCGCTTTGAAGACCGACTATGATTTGCGCACCGTTCAGGAGATCAAGATACAGCCGGATCAGATGCCTATCAGAGTCCAGCAGGTCCACCTGAACGTCCTCGCCGACGGGCAGTCGGCGGCCTCCGCACAGCTCGAGGCCCTGCTGCATGACCCGAAGAAGGCAAACGCAGTCCTTGGTGGCGGACGGCTGGAAGTGCATATCAAGGAAGGATACCGCGAGTTCGTTTCTTTACCGAGCGCCCAGCGCGCGTACCAAGAGCTATTTCTTTCGCTGGCGGATAAATCCAACCTCCCGGCGGTCTTTCACTGTACGACGGGGAAGGACCGCACCGGTTGGGCTGCGGCCGCGCTGCTCACGCTTCTCGGCGTGCCTAGAGAAACGGTGATGGCCGACTACATGCGCAGCAATGAGTACCTCCTGCCTGATTACCGGAAGACCATCCAGGCATTTGCCGCCGGCGGCGGGGAGCGGGGCATTGCGCTCGCCATCTTCGGAGTGAAACGCGAGTATTTGGAGGCGGCATTCGACGAGATGCAGCGGAGCTACGGCACGATCGAAAACTACTTTTCAGATGGTCTGGGCATCGATGAAGACCAGCAGCAGGTTTTGCGCGAAATCTATTTGCAAGACAGTCCACGAGCCAAGTGAACAAAACCCCGCGTGAACAGCACCCTACATTCGTTGAGTCATGGACGCCATTGCTAAAGGCCCGTCGACTAGCTGCCGTGCCGGACGAAGATGAAATCGCCCAGACTCTCATGTCCGGCCATATGGATGGGATCGTAGGTGGGAATCTGTTCGGCATTGAGTTTCTGCGATGTGCTGACTACTCTGGTACGGACGGCCCAGAACAGTCGCTCCGCTTCGAGCACGCTGCCGTTGTCCTCCAGTACGCCGAGAAACGCTTCAGCGAAGACGGAGTGCCCGCTTCCGCCTGCATCGAGCACCGGCTGAACACCGCCGGAAGTCATGGCCGTGCGGACGCGTTTCTGCGCCAGCGTCTTCAGGAGATCGAACCTCGCCTCATCGGTCAATCCCGGCTTCAGTTGTGCCAATGACGCACGCGTCAGTTTGCCTCCGAAGCAGGAATCCGCCACGACCATGACGTGCTTCGCCGAGATCAACTGCAGCATGTCCGTGATACCGGGGAGCAACACCCATTCGGAGTTGTCGTGGGTCTCCGCATCCACCGGAATCCAATAACCTCGATCGATTCCCTGATCGAGATGCCCGTGACCGGCATAATAAATCAAGAGATTGTCTTTCTCCGTGAGAATCTTGCGGTATTGATTGAGCGCCTTCATGATCTGCGCGCGAGTCGCATCCGTCAGCAGCGTGACTTGAAATCCGTAGTGGGCCTTGAGCACGTGTGCAACGGCAGTGGCGTCAGAGATGGCGTTCATAAGCTGCGGCCAGTGCTGGTAATGGTCGTTGCCGATGACCAGGGCGTGATAGCGGCCGAACGCCGTGAAGTCCGTGTCGGCGGCCCCTGCTGCTTTTCCTGAGGCCCGTGAATTCAGCGAAAATTTGAGCGTGGCCAGCTTGTTCTGAATATCGACCGCCAGAATCTGGACGTCGACGTCCTCGTGACCCGATCGCAGGGCCGGCAGAGACGTCGTAAAGACCCCGTCGGCGTTCGGTGTAACCGGCACGCCATTGACCGTGAGCGTGCGGAGCCCCGCCGGAGCCAGCACGCGCCCCGTAATCGACTGTCTGGCATTGATCCTGACGGCAATAGCCGTCTGGTCTGTTGTCACCTGAATGCCTCGATGGAGCGCCGTCGGCGGATCGATGATTTCCAGCGAAGGACCGTCGAACCCCAAGTCTGTCACCGACGCGACCTGAAGCGCCTTGGCCTGTTTCTCCGCCTCGGCTTCCAGCGAAGCGATCTTCTCCCTCAGCAGGGTGACTTCTCTAGTACGATCGTCGGTTTCGCGCCTTGCCTGGCCCATGTCCTGCTGCAGAACTCTGATCGTGTCTTCGTACTTCGTCATCGCTGCAGCCTGGTCGGGGTTGGCGCGCAGCTGTTCTAATTCAATACGTGCCTGATCGTATCTCTCTTCGATTTCCCGGCTCTTGCGCTCTTGATCTGACGCAATCTGTTCGCGTTCGGCAAGTTGGCTGCTCAACTGCACGAGATTCTGATTTGCCGCCGTGAGCTTCGCCCG
This window harbors:
- a CDS encoding caspase family protein, coding for MTFLSVKSTARIILPAVMVGLLSSCKTEAPPLDSSSSVASAVSAPGNSDDYEVVDCLLPGQIRQLGTMSTYVTERRPVRTTREDCAIRGGEYVAADRADYRSALKIWLGEAEKGSAEAQYYAATIYERGQGGIPDYDQAAKWYRKSADQGDKRAAIGLGRLYEQGLGVAKDPSEASKWFARASGLSESALSGLARTWQPDGQAAKRIEELERAVVGKDQEIKKLSSEVQRVNGDVVVLRLELNDRVAQAQQARAKLQQREQQSDRLQTELTALKGKSEKDPQAVALERRLQILASSMTQDRTRLAERDSEVLQLQGRIKLLEKNAGRIQVLEHTVAAKDRETQALRAKLTAANQNLVQLSSQLAEREQIASDQERKSREIEERYDQARIELEQLRANPDQAAAMTKYEDTIRVLQQDMGQARRETDDRTREVTLLREKIASLEAEAEKQAKALQVASVTDLGFDGPSLEIIDPPTALHRGIQVTTDQTAIAVRINARQSITGRVLAPAGLRTLTVNGVPVTPNADGVFTTSLPALRSGHEDVDVQILAVDIQNKLATLKFSLNSRASGKAAGAADTDFTAFGRYHALVIGNDHYQHWPQLMNAISDATAVAHVLKAHYGFQVTLLTDATRAQIMKALNQYRKILTEKDNLLIYYAGHGHLDQGIDRGYWIPVDAETHDNSEWVLLPGITDMLQLISAKHVMVVADSCFGGKLTRASLAQLKPGLTDEARFDLLKTLAQKRVRTAMTSGGVQPVLDAGGSGHSVFAEAFLGVLEDNGSVLEAERLFWAVRTRVVSTSQKLNAEQIPTYDPIHMAGHESLGDFIFVRHGS